The following proteins come from a genomic window of Nitrospira sp.:
- the lexA gene encoding repressor LexA, with product MKPQDVRRLRQELGLTQQQLADALQTTRVSVARYEAGMRRIPGIVSVVLNHLRQKTEIPMAGLVAAGTPIEPVPQSELVDVPPSMFQDGKTFALKVKGESMKDDGILPGDLVIVRKQETAKNGQTVVALVNQEATIKVYYKKERHIELRPANDTMQPIIVHPSDEFQIEGLVIGVIRHCAV from the coding sequence ATGAAACCACAAGACGTCAGACGTCTTCGACAAGAATTGGGGCTCACGCAACAACAACTAGCCGATGCCCTACAGACCACTCGCGTATCAGTCGCACGGTATGAAGCGGGCATGCGGAGGATTCCTGGCATCGTCTCGGTCGTACTGAATCACTTGCGACAGAAGACTGAGATTCCCATGGCCGGCCTTGTTGCCGCAGGGACTCCGATCGAGCCAGTCCCGCAGTCAGAACTGGTCGACGTCCCACCAAGTATGTTCCAGGACGGAAAGACCTTCGCCTTAAAAGTCAAGGGTGAGTCGATGAAAGACGACGGCATTCTACCCGGCGATTTGGTCATCGTTCGCAAACAAGAAACAGCGAAGAATGGACAAACCGTCGTGGCCTTGGTCAATCAAGAAGCGACGATCAAAGTCTACTATAAGAAAGAACGCCATATCGAGCTGCGTCCGGCCAACGACACGATGCAGCCGATCATCGTTCACCCCTCCGACGAGTTTCAGATCGAAGGGCTTGTCATCGGCGTCATTCGGCATTGTGCAGTCTAA